The DNA region GGGAAGAtatatttcaaatcattttagaAATATATTTGAACAATCTTCAGACTTTGGAGGCTTAAATGACGACTGGGCCCTTCTTGTTCTATGCTACTCAATTCAGCAATCGGGAATAACAATTGCATCGCATCacaatatgaaactataacctCTTCAAGCTTTTGTAAAAAACCTTGCGGCTGGGGAGCATTGCACATCTCTTCCAAATGAAACATACCACTTAATGATAACTTTCTCAAATTAGAGAGTGTAGTGATTGGCACTTTCTGCTTTGATGCATCAATTAGGCATCGTATAGAGTGGCACCATCGAAGATCTAGAGAAGTCAACTTACTAAATCCCAAGTCCAAGCTCGGAATAAGGTTAGTGTGACCCTCCACCTCATTCAATTCAAGAGATTCTACATCTTCAAATAGTTGCTTGCATGTATCTACAGAGTCACTGATTCTCAAAGATCTTGAGATTGGATAAGTTTCCCTCTTTTGGAACCACGTGTTTCTTTTTATGCCAATGCAAAAATCAAAGCTCCATAATCTACGAAACACAAAGCTATCTGGAAGATGTTTAGAAGAAAAATCCAATGATATTACAACCAACTTTGGCAATAAATTCAACTCTGATAGGCTGTAATAGCTTtcccttttagttgaattctcagtCGCCCATTTTAATGAACTACAACCATGCAAGTATAGTTCTTCTAAATTGGACAATCTTCGTATTAAATTAGCAGCGATTCTTCGTAGATCATTGCAACACGATAAATCCAACAGTCTTAGATTTTCCAAATCACCAGCTTCAGTCGGCAATTCAATGATATCAGATCGACTTAAAGAGAGAATATGAAGTGTCTTCAGCTTCCCAAGCATTGAGATGTCAGAGAGTTCACAATTAATCAAATACAAAGTCCGAAGGTTCATATGAAATTGAAATGCAGCTAGAGATATCAATTGATTATTCAAAGCACAAACTTGTAATGCCTTCATACCCTCAAAGAATTCGCTTGAAGTTTTCATGAAACAATCGCCACCATGTAAAAGAAATTTGAGATTTGGGAAAACCACTCATTTAGGAAGTTCATCCGTTTGGTTAGTTTCGAAGGAGATTGCTATGTAATTCTTGAAACTTTCATCCATCGGGAGTGTTTCAACAATCCCAAAAGAAATCTCCTTTCTTGAAGATGCTATCCACAAAGCAAATTGGCGAACCACATCATGCATTTTGATATGCCTTTCTCCACAATCTAGCAACAAACCGGAGTTCTTGAGGGTCTCAATCGATGCAAGCACTTCACTTCTAACTTCTTTAATTGATTTCATGCCTTTATACAGCTCCAGTCCCCATGCATATCCTACCAAGTCCTCCATATAAATCTCATCATCTTCAGGAAATAAAGAGCACAACAAGAAACATGTCTTGGTCTCCATATTCTTCAAGTAGTCGAAGCTCGCCTCAAGACATACATAGGCATTTTCTTCATTAACATCCTCGATTTCAGTCAATCTACGATCTTTGAGTCTCCGGTAAGCAACTTGCCACTCGTGATAACTTTTACCTTTCAAGGCACTTCCCAACGGAACTATAGCTATAGGCAAACCCCCGAAATTTTCGATAATTTGCTTTGCTAGgattttaatatcattattaggAGAGACATTTAGACCTGCTTTCTTTTCAAACAGAGTCCAAGCTTCATCATCATCCAAACAGTCAAGTTTTACCACGTTTTGACAATCCATAGCTCGACATACTTGTTGACGACGGGTTGTTAAAAGAACTTTGCAGCCTTTATGATCATCCCCAATTGGAATTCCTATCTTCTCCTTTAAGTTGATAGATTCCCAAATATCATCAAGGATGATAAGAATCCTCG from Gossypium hirsutum isolate 1008001.06 chromosome A04, Gossypium_hirsutum_v2.1, whole genome shotgun sequence includes:
- the LOC121227919 gene encoding disease resistance protein At4g27190-like, which encodes MGCGFCGAALPNIVATLVVDCVVKPVGRQLDYVRHFQDNVEKLREKKRELADARDRLLHKIEDAKNRLLLIENDVQNLQSRADETLSDMGTLEEEIQLNKRCLNWCPNCSWRYQLSKKAKKKIQDISKLLERFGRLGPVGYRDPTALPTIDFLCSKEFVVSESSKAAFKQIIEALKDENINMIGLWGMGGVGKTTLVHEVGSQAPKLNLFGKVVITTVSQKPNFERIQDQIAQYIGFDMKNEQGRRSEQELWLRLKNEPRILIILDDIWESINLKEKIGIPIGDDHKGCKVLLTTRRQQVCRAMDCQNVVKLDCLDDDEAWTLFEKKAGLNVSPNNDIKILAKQIIENFGGLPIAIVPLGSALKGKSYHEWQVAYRRLKDRRLTEIEDVNEENAYVCLEASFDYLKNMETKTCFLLCSLFPEDDEIYMEDLVGYAWGLELYKGMKSIKEVRSEVLASIETLKNSGLLLDCGERHIKMHDVVRQFALWIASSRKEISFGIVETLPMDESFKNYIAISFETNQTDELPK